The following coding sequences lie in one Hydrogenophaga sp. PBL-H3 genomic window:
- a CDS encoding acyl-CoA thioesterase, translated as MKFELPEKKKEVFRMTIPIRWGDMDAMGHVNNTIYFRYLETIRIEWMRGIGCQPDPQGEGPVIINAFCTFHKQLEYPGDVIATMYASDVGRTSFETWCTLTRADDPQTLYASGGATTVWVNFPKQKSAPIPDSLRRILEG; from the coding sequence ATGAAGTTCGAACTGCCCGAGAAGAAGAAAGAAGTGTTTCGCATGACCATTCCCATTCGATGGGGTGACATGGACGCGATGGGGCACGTGAACAACACCATCTACTTCCGCTACCTGGAGACCATCCGCATCGAATGGATGCGCGGCATCGGATGCCAGCCCGACCCGCAAGGCGAAGGGCCGGTGATCATCAACGCCTTCTGCACCTTCCACAAACAGCTGGAGTACCCGGGCGACGTGATTGCCACGATGTACGCGAGCGATGTCGGTCGCACCAGCTTCGAGACCTGGTGCACCCTCACCCGGGCCGATGATCCGCAGACGCTGTACGCCTCGGGTGGCGCGACCACGGTGTGGGTGAACTTCCCGAAGCAGAAGTCGGCGCCCATCCCGGACTCCCTGCGGCGCATCCTCGAGGGCTGA
- a CDS encoding DMT family transporter, translating to MNVAVMGRPSGWPPGMVTGILAGVGAGAFWGTTFVAPLIAPGFSSIDLTVGRYLACGLLSVVLLLWAALRGNAQRPTLAQAGAALWLSLLGYTGYYLLLVLAIQAAGAALPVLVIGTIPLWIMLLGKPRGLLWRSLVPGLLLTVAGMVLMMQVTEHGQGDGEGTNLWLGIAYAVLAMLSWTAFGLLNARWLARHPEVNSTLWANWLGVAAGAGALAIWAVAGTDLASLVSRPGFGTFVAVCAVTGIGAAWVASVLWNMASRRLSASLAGQLIVSETVFGLVYSFAWDGAWPAALQWAACALFVLGILASIKAHR from the coding sequence ATGAACGTTGCTGTCATGGGCCGGCCTTCAGGCTGGCCGCCGGGCATGGTCACCGGCATCCTGGCCGGCGTGGGGGCCGGCGCTTTCTGGGGCACGACCTTCGTTGCACCCTTGATCGCACCGGGCTTCAGCTCGATCGACCTCACCGTGGGCCGCTACCTGGCGTGTGGCCTGCTCTCGGTGGTGCTGTTGCTGTGGGCTGCGTTGCGTGGCAACGCGCAGCGCCCCACGCTGGCCCAGGCGGGTGCGGCGCTCTGGCTCAGCCTGCTGGGCTACACCGGTTACTACCTGCTGCTGGTGCTGGCCATCCAGGCCGCGGGTGCGGCCTTGCCCGTGCTCGTCATCGGCACCATTCCACTGTGGATCATGTTGCTGGGCAAGCCCCGTGGCTTGCTCTGGCGTTCGCTGGTGCCGGGCTTGTTGCTCACGGTCGCGGGCATGGTGCTGATGATGCAGGTCACGGAGCACGGGCAGGGCGACGGTGAGGGCACGAACCTGTGGCTGGGCATCGCCTATGCCGTGCTCGCCATGCTGTCGTGGACCGCGTTTGGCTTGCTCAATGCCCGGTGGCTGGCCAGGCACCCCGAGGTGAATTCCACCCTTTGGGCCAACTGGCTGGGTGTTGCCGCGGGGGCTGGCGCTCTGGCCATCTGGGCAGTGGCGGGCACCGATCTGGCTTCGCTGGTCTCCCGCCCCGGTTTCGGTACCTTCGTGGCCGTGTGCGCTGTCACCGGCATTGGTGCGGCCTGGGTGGCCTCGGTGCTCTGGAACATGGCCAGCCGGCGGCTGAGCGCCAGTCTGGCCGGCCAGCTCATCGTCAGCGAGACCGTGTTTGGCCTTGTCTACAGCTTCGCCTGGGACGGCGCCTGGCCTGCTGCCTTGCAGTGGGCGGCGTGCGCGTTGTTCGTCCTGGGCATCCTCGCGTCCATCAAGGCCCACCGATGA
- the gcvP gene encoding aminomethyl-transferring glycine dehydrogenase produces the protein MLMPSVKPLDELENPSEFVARHIGIGEADEALMLSVIGEASRRALIDGIVPRSIARSQGMQLPPAITEAAALAELKAIAEQNQLLKSFIGQGYHGTHTPGVILRNVLENPAWYTAYTPYQAEISQGRMEALVNFQTMVCDLTGMAIANASMLDEATAAAEAMTLAKRSVKSKGHTFVVAGDCHPQTIEVVQTRAAPLGITVLVANSAAEWDAALAGDGYFGVLAQYPSTSGRIEDLAADVKTVQGKGAAFIAAADLLALTLITPPGEWGADIVVGTTQRFGMPMGAGGPHAAFMACRDEFKRSLPGRLVGVSVDTHGNPTYRLALQTREQHIRREKATSNICTAQVLPAVVASMYAVYHGPAGLKRIAQRVAAYTAVLANGLEQLGWTPTSDSAFDTLTFKAGDRAATLLQRAVAAGMNLRLSWGEYVGVTLDETTTREDIEKLWAVFALQGQSLPGFAAFEKGIEPRIPAEQRRTSAYLTHPVFHSHHSETGMLRYIRALSDKDLALDRSMIPLGSCTMKLNATSEMIPITWPGFANVHPFAPAGQLLGYKKLDEQLRAWLCQATGYAGISLQPNAGSQGEYAGLLVIQAYHASRGESHRNICLIPSSAHGTNPASAQMVGMQVVVTKCDENGNVDMADLQAKCEQHSANLAAVMITYPSTHGVFETTVKELCALVHRHGGRVYVDGANMNALVGVAAPGEFGGDVSHLNLHKTFCIPHGGGGPGVGPVCVVEDLVPFLPGHATGGLPVNGVGAISAAPLGNAAVLPISWMYIRMMGADGLKHATEAAILAANYISKRLAPHYPTLYASANGHVAHECILDLRHFKDTSGVMAEDVAKRLMDYGFHAPTLSFPVANTLMVEPTESETLEELDRFIDAMIAIREEIRLVEAGTWPQDDNPLKNAPHTAASLMTADWSHPYARDVGAASTSTRAHAKYWPPVGRVDNVYGDRNLFCSCVPLSDYSA, from the coding sequence ATGCTGATGCCGTCTGTCAAACCCCTGGATGAACTCGAGAATCCGTCCGAGTTCGTGGCCCGCCACATCGGCATCGGCGAAGCCGACGAAGCGCTGATGCTCTCGGTCATCGGCGAGGCCTCGCGCCGCGCGTTGATCGACGGCATCGTGCCGCGCAGCATCGCGCGCAGCCAGGGAATGCAACTGCCCCCCGCCATCACCGAAGCGGCCGCACTGGCCGAACTCAAGGCGATTGCCGAGCAGAACCAGTTGCTCAAGAGCTTCATCGGGCAGGGCTACCACGGCACCCACACGCCCGGCGTGATTCTGCGCAACGTGCTGGAGAACCCCGCCTGGTACACCGCCTACACGCCCTACCAGGCCGAGATTTCGCAGGGCCGCATGGAGGCGCTGGTCAACTTCCAGACCATGGTGTGCGACCTCACGGGCATGGCGATTGCCAACGCCTCCATGCTCGACGAAGCCACGGCCGCCGCCGAAGCCATGACGCTGGCCAAGCGTTCCGTGAAGAGCAAGGGTCACACGTTCGTGGTGGCCGGCGACTGCCATCCGCAGACCATCGAGGTGGTGCAGACGCGTGCAGCGCCGCTGGGCATCACCGTGCTGGTGGCGAACTCCGCCGCCGAGTGGGACGCAGCGCTGGCTGGCGACGGCTACTTCGGAGTGCTCGCGCAGTACCCCAGCACCAGTGGCCGCATTGAAGACCTGGCCGCCGATGTGAAGACCGTGCAAGGCAAGGGCGCGGCCTTCATCGCCGCGGCCGACCTGCTAGCGCTCACCCTCATCACGCCACCCGGCGAATGGGGCGCCGACATCGTGGTGGGCACCACCCAGCGCTTCGGCATGCCCATGGGCGCGGGCGGCCCCCACGCCGCCTTCATGGCCTGTCGCGACGAATTCAAACGCTCGCTGCCCGGCCGCCTGGTGGGCGTGAGCGTGGACACCCACGGCAACCCCACCTACCGCCTTGCGCTGCAGACGCGCGAGCAGCACATCCGCCGCGAGAAGGCCACGTCCAACATCTGCACAGCGCAGGTGTTGCCGGCGGTGGTGGCCAGCATGTACGCCGTGTACCACGGCCCGGCGGGCTTGAAACGCATCGCGCAGCGCGTGGCCGCTTACACCGCGGTGCTCGCCAACGGTCTGGAGCAACTGGGCTGGACGCCAACCAGCGACAGCGCCTTCGACACCCTGACCTTCAAAGCAGGTGACCGCGCCGCAACGCTGCTCCAGCGCGCAGTGGCCGCCGGCATGAACCTGCGCCTCTCCTGGGGTGAGTACGTGGGCGTCACTCTGGACGAGACCACCACGCGCGAGGACATCGAAAAGCTGTGGGCGGTGTTCGCGCTGCAGGGCCAGAGCCTGCCCGGCTTTGCCGCGTTCGAAAAAGGCATCGAGCCGCGCATTCCCGCCGAGCAGCGCCGCACCAGCGCCTACCTCACGCACCCGGTGTTCCACAGCCACCACAGTGAGACCGGCATGCTGCGCTACATCCGCGCGCTGTCCGACAAGGACCTGGCGCTGGACCGCAGCATGATCCCGCTGGGCTCGTGCACCATGAAGCTCAACGCCACCAGCGAGATGATTCCCATCACCTGGCCGGGCTTTGCCAACGTGCACCCGTTTGCGCCGGCCGGTCAGTTGCTCGGCTACAAAAAGCTCGACGAACAGCTGCGCGCCTGGCTCTGCCAGGCCACGGGCTACGCCGGCATCAGCCTGCAGCCCAACGCCGGCTCGCAGGGTGAATACGCCGGCCTGCTGGTGATCCAGGCGTACCACGCCTCGCGCGGCGAGAGCCACCGCAACATCTGCCTGATCCCCAGCAGCGCGCACGGCACCAACCCGGCGAGCGCGCAGATGGTAGGCATGCAAGTGGTGGTGACCAAGTGCGACGAGAACGGCAACGTGGACATGGCCGACCTGCAAGCCAAGTGCGAACAGCACAGCGCCAACCTGGCCGCGGTGATGATCACCTACCCCAGCACGCACGGCGTGTTTGAAACCACGGTCAAGGAACTCTGCGCGCTGGTGCACCGGCATGGCGGGCGTGTGTACGTGGACGGCGCCAACATGAACGCGCTGGTCGGCGTGGCCGCACCGGGCGAATTTGGCGGCGACGTGAGCCACCTCAACCTGCACAAGACCTTCTGCATCCCCCACGGCGGTGGCGGCCCGGGCGTGGGCCCGGTGTGCGTGGTCGAGGACCTCGTGCCCTTCCTGCCGGGGCACGCCACGGGCGGCCTGCCGGTCAACGGCGTGGGCGCCATTTCCGCAGCGCCGCTGGGCAACGCGGCGGTGTTGCCGATCAGCTGGATGTACATCCGCATGATGGGCGCCGACGGCCTGAAGCACGCCACCGAAGCCGCCATCCTCGCGGCCAACTACATCAGCAAGCGGCTCGCACCCCACTACCCTACGCTCTACGCGAGCGCCAACGGGCATGTGGCGCACGAGTGCATCCTGGACCTGCGCCACTTCAAGGACACCAGCGGCGTGATGGCCGAGGACGTGGCCAAGCGCCTGATGGACTACGGTTTCCACGCGCCCACGCTGTCCTTCCCGGTGGCCAACACGCTGATGGTCGAACCCACCGAGAGCGAGACGCTGGAAGAGCTGGACCGTTTCATCGACGCGATGATCGCGATCCGCGAAGAGATCCGGCTCGTGGAAGCCGGCACCTGGCCGCAGGACGACAACCCGCTGAAGAACGCGCCACACACGGCTGCAAGCCTCATGACGGCCGACTGGTCACACCCCTACGCACGAGACGTGGGTGCGGCGAGCACCTCGACCCGGGCGCACGCCAAGTACTGGCCGCCGGTGGGCCGGGTGGACAACGTCTATGGGGATCGGAATCTGTTCTGCAGCTGCGTTCCTTTGTCTGACTACTCGGCTTGA
- the gcvH gene encoding glycine cleavage system protein GcvH: MTTKYTEDHEWISVEGDIATVGITVHAQDALGDVVFVDLPEVGKTFAQKDVAGVVESVKAAADVYMPISGEVTEVNEALRADPSLANSDPLKSGWFFKVKLSDPAQVDALLDETAYNAFSANA; this comes from the coding sequence ATGACCACCAAGTACACCGAAGACCACGAATGGATCAGCGTTGAAGGCGACATCGCCACCGTCGGCATCACCGTGCACGCGCAGGACGCGCTGGGCGATGTGGTGTTCGTCGACCTGCCCGAGGTGGGCAAGACCTTCGCGCAGAAGGACGTGGCCGGCGTGGTCGAGTCCGTCAAAGCCGCGGCCGACGTGTACATGCCCATCAGCGGCGAAGTGACCGAGGTCAACGAAGCGCTGCGCGCCGACCCATCGCTGGCCAACAGCGACCCGCTCAAGAGCGGCTGGTTCTTCAAGGTCAAGCTGTCCGACCCGGCACAGGTGGACGCCTTGCTCGACGAGACCGCCTACAACGCTTTTTCCGCCAACGCCTGA
- a CDS encoding MASE3 domain-containing protein — protein MSPPTRPSTLLICALAVLGMVVLMAAPAGTSSAWLSSRMLGVHAVLELFAILIAGLVVASAWHTFEQHRRPSAQIFVAGFLVVMACDVMHVLTYRGMPAFITESSTPQAIFFWLMGRTAEALTLAAVAFSLVLRGSRWTPLLLAVVVSAALIIFGSFHLDRFPATFVEGQGVTPFKAGFEYVLCATNLALALYLGHQSRREHSREKALLALSSFFMGMGGLAFTQYKAPSDFQNIAGHLYKVIAYALLYRAIFITGIRAPFEALKASEALIRENQERMRTLGANLLNSVLYQLVRRPDGALTYTEVSDSIDRICGISATDLARDPRCLERLILPQDMPLMRAAEARSLESMSNFDVEVRLVRPDGVQRHMHFAAAPRRLSDGSVAWDGVATDITERIEVGAARKKLEEQLNQSQKMESIGTLASGIAHDFNNVLAAILGNTNMVIEDVQRGDKGEALLGLSQIRKSGSRARALVNQILSFSRREAPLRTVQPLRPIIEETLTLLRSTLPRNVVLDERLDDQHACALIDRTQIEQVLLNLCTNAWHALGEAGGRLSVSTSIVKVDASTVSLGALLPGSYIRLSVEDNGCGMDEATRLRVFEPFFTTKSPGQGTGLGLSVVHGIVRSHDGAITLDTSLGGGTRFDIFLPVSEGPAEAAAPSAHEGMPRVMGNGERVLYIDDDETMARMVERLLKRARFEVRVFHDPALALRVLGEHPDDVDVLVTDYNMPGQSGLAVIRVARELRPDLPAILISGYVSDELKRLCLAQGVSTVLEKQKSLDELTAAIERSIETAGKAPRR, from the coding sequence ATGAGCCCACCCACACGCCCGAGCACGCTGCTGATCTGCGCACTGGCCGTGCTGGGCATGGTGGTGCTGATGGCAGCCCCGGCCGGCACCTCGTCGGCCTGGCTGAGCTCGCGCATGCTGGGGGTTCATGCCGTGCTCGAGCTGTTCGCCATCCTGATCGCCGGCCTGGTGGTCGCCTCGGCCTGGCACACCTTCGAGCAGCACCGCCGGCCCAGCGCCCAGATCTTCGTGGCGGGCTTCCTGGTGGTGATGGCGTGCGACGTGATGCATGTGCTGACCTACCGCGGCATGCCGGCATTCATCACCGAGAGCTCCACGCCGCAGGCGATCTTCTTCTGGTTGATGGGGCGAACGGCCGAGGCGCTCACCCTGGCGGCGGTGGCGTTCTCACTGGTGCTGCGCGGTTCTCGCTGGACCCCGCTGCTGCTGGCCGTGGTGGTTTCCGCAGCGTTGATCATCTTCGGGTCTTTCCATCTCGATCGTTTCCCGGCGACGTTTGTGGAGGGTCAAGGCGTCACGCCGTTCAAGGCGGGTTTCGAGTACGTGCTGTGCGCGACCAACCTGGCACTGGCGCTGTACCTGGGACACCAGTCGCGCCGGGAGCACTCGCGAGAGAAGGCGCTGCTCGCGCTCTCCAGCTTCTTCATGGGCATGGGGGGCCTGGCTTTCACGCAGTACAAGGCACCGTCGGACTTCCAGAACATCGCCGGTCACCTGTACAAGGTGATCGCTTATGCCCTGCTGTACCGGGCCATCTTCATCACCGGCATCCGGGCGCCCTTCGAGGCGCTCAAGGCCTCCGAGGCGCTGATCCGGGAGAACCAGGAGCGCATGCGCACGCTCGGTGCCAACCTGCTCAATTCGGTGCTGTACCAGCTGGTGCGGCGGCCCGACGGTGCGCTGACCTACACCGAGGTGTCCGACTCCATCGACCGCATCTGCGGCATCAGCGCCACCGATCTGGCGCGCGACCCCCGATGCTTGGAGCGACTGATCCTGCCGCAAGACATGCCGCTGATGCGGGCCGCCGAGGCCCGTTCGCTGGAAAGCATGTCGAACTTCGATGTCGAGGTGCGCCTGGTGCGCCCCGACGGCGTGCAACGGCACATGCACTTCGCAGCCGCGCCGCGCCGGCTGAGCGACGGTTCCGTCGCCTGGGACGGCGTGGCCACCGACATCACCGAACGCATCGAGGTCGGCGCCGCCCGCAAGAAGCTCGAAGAGCAGCTCAACCAGTCCCAGAAGATGGAGTCGATCGGCACACTGGCCAGCGGCATTGCGCACGACTTCAACAACGTGCTGGCCGCGATCCTGGGCAACACCAACATGGTCATCGAAGACGTGCAGCGTGGCGACAAGGGCGAGGCATTGCTGGGCCTGTCGCAGATCCGGAAGTCGGGTTCGCGGGCGCGCGCGCTGGTCAACCAGATCCTCAGCTTCAGTCGGCGGGAAGCGCCGCTGCGCACCGTGCAGCCCCTGCGCCCGATCATCGAAGAGACCCTCACGCTGCTGCGCTCGACCCTGCCGCGCAACGTGGTGCTCGACGAGCGGCTGGACGACCAGCATGCATGCGCCCTGATCGACCGCACGCAGATCGAACAGGTGCTGTTGAACCTGTGCACAAACGCCTGGCATGCACTGGGCGAGGCGGGCGGACGCCTGTCGGTGAGCACATCGATCGTCAAGGTGGATGCCTCGACGGTATCGCTGGGTGCCCTGCTGCCGGGGTCCTACATCCGCCTGAGCGTCGAGGACAACGGCTGCGGCATGGACGAGGCCACCCGCCTTCGCGTGTTCGAGCCCTTCTTTACCACCAAGAGCCCTGGCCAGGGTACGGGCCTGGGGCTGTCCGTGGTGCATGGCATCGTGCGATCGCACGACGGCGCCATCACACTGGACACCAGCCTGGGCGGCGGCACACGGTTCGACATCTTCCTGCCGGTGTCCGAGGGCCCGGCCGAAGCCGCCGCGCCCTCGGCCCACGAGGGCATGCCGCGCGTGATGGGCAACGGAGAACGTGTGCTCTACATCGACGACGACGAGACGATGGCACGCATGGTGGAGCGCTTGCTCAAGCGCGCGCGCTTCGAGGTCCGCGTGTTCCACGATCCTGCGCTGGCGCTGCGCGTGCTGGGCGAGCACCCGGACGATGTCGATGTGCTGGTGACCGACTACAACATGCCGGGGCAGTCGGGGCTGGCCGTGATTCGTGTTGCGCGAGAGCTTCGCCCCGACCTGCCCGCCATCCTCATCTCGGGGTATGTGAGCGATGAACTCAAGCGCCTGTGCCTGGCGCAGGGCGTTTCAACGGTGCTGGAGAAGCAGAAATCGCTCGACGAACTCACCGCGGCGATCGAGCGCTCGATCGAAACGGCGGGCAAGGCGCCAAGACGATGA
- the gcvT gene encoding glycine cleavage system aminomethyltransferase GcvT, translated as MVPFAGYSMPVQYPAGLMAEHHHTRAAAGLFDVSHMGQLRLIGADAAAAFESLMPVDVIDLAVGKQRYGLLLNDEGGIIDDLMFVNRNIANGGDIFVIVNGACKHGDLTHIVDRIGGRCTVEPQFDRGLLALQGPLAATALQRLVPGVDKLVFMTGGAFTWQGTDLFITRSGYTGEDGFEISVPGDRAEAFARALLAEPEVKPVGLGARNSLRLEAGLCLYGHDIDTTTTPVEAALNWAMQKVRRTGGARAGGFPGAARVLAQLDGTAPLARKRVGLIALERIPVRDHTELQTTSGETIGEVTSGLLGPSADQPVAMGYVSPAHAALGTRLHAMVRGKPVPMEVSAMPFVPNRYFRG; from the coding sequence ATGGTGCCGTTTGCCGGCTACAGCATGCCGGTGCAGTACCCCGCAGGCCTGATGGCCGAGCACCACCACACACGCGCGGCAGCTGGCCTGTTCGATGTGTCGCACATGGGCCAGCTGCGACTGATCGGGGCTGATGCCGCGGCGGCCTTCGAGTCGCTGATGCCGGTGGATGTGATCGATCTCGCTGTGGGCAAGCAGCGCTACGGCCTCCTGCTCAACGACGAGGGCGGCATCATCGACGACCTGATGTTCGTGAACCGGAACATCGCAAACGGTGGCGACATCTTCGTCATCGTCAACGGCGCGTGCAAACACGGCGACCTGACCCACATCGTTGATCGCATCGGCGGCCGCTGCACCGTCGAGCCGCAATTCGACCGTGGTCTGCTCGCGCTGCAAGGCCCCCTTGCCGCAACGGCGCTTCAGCGCCTCGTGCCCGGTGTGGACAAGCTGGTCTTCATGACCGGCGGAGCATTCACCTGGCAAGGCACCGACCTCTTCATCACCCGCAGCGGCTACACCGGCGAAGACGGCTTCGAGATCTCGGTGCCGGGCGATCGGGCCGAGGCTTTTGCCCGCGCCTTGCTGGCCGAGCCCGAGGTGAAGCCGGTGGGCCTGGGCGCGCGCAACTCGCTGCGCCTGGAAGCCGGCCTGTGCCTCTACGGCCACGACATCGACACCACCACCACGCCGGTGGAAGCCGCGCTCAACTGGGCCATGCAGAAGGTGCGCCGCACCGGTGGCGCGCGCGCAGGCGGTTTCCCGGGCGCGGCCCGCGTGCTCGCCCAGCTCGACGGCACAGCGCCGCTGGCCCGCAAGCGCGTGGGCCTGATCGCGCTCGAGCGCATCCCCGTGCGCGACCACACCGAACTGCAAACCACCAGCGGCGAGACCATTGGCGAAGTCACCAGCGGCCTGCTGGGCCCGAGCGCCGACCAACCCGTGGCCATGGGTTATGTGAGCCCTGCGCACGCAGCCTTGGGCACACGCCTGCACGCCATGGTCCGTGGCAAGCCGGTGCCCATGGAAGTGAGCGCCATGCCTTTTGTACCCAACCGCTATTTCCGCGGCTGA
- a CDS encoding electron transfer flavoprotein-ubiquinone oxidoreductase has translation MTHDELLAQFGPREAMEYDVVVVGGGPAGLATAIRLKQLATEKGSEINVCVLEKGSEPGAHILSGAVMDPIAITELFPDWKERGAPLHQPVTGDDLLVLSETGATRTPDWLMPRNFHNDGCYVISLGAVTKWLGEQAEALGVEIFPGFTAAEVLYNDDGSVKGVATGHLGLGKDGEPTGHFQLGMELHARYTVFAEGARGHLGKQLIAKYKLAEGKDAQTFAIGIKELWEIPADKAKPGLVVHTAGWPMDADTFGGGFLYHLEGNKVTLGLVVGLDYQNPWMSPFEEMQRWKTHPSIQAHIAGGKRLGYGARALNNGTPQALPKLVFPGGAMVGCNAGFLNAARIKGSHAAIKSGMLCAEAAFEAVAAGRQSDELVGFTQRFEKSWLHEELWTYRNFKNWFKKSPLLGKLMTGVEHWFLPKVGVKTPPWTLHNSTPDHLKLRPAAEMPKISYPKPDNKITFDRLSSVFVSNTNHEENQPAHLTLKNDSVPVQINLAKYAGPESRYCPAGVYEFVKNDDNTDRLQINAQNCVHCKTCDIKDPTQNIVWVTPEGGGGPNYAGM, from the coding sequence ATGACCCACGATGAATTGTTGGCCCAGTTCGGCCCCCGCGAAGCCATGGAATACGACGTGGTCGTGGTCGGCGGCGGCCCGGCAGGCCTGGCCACCGCCATCCGCCTGAAACAGCTGGCCACCGAGAAAGGCAGCGAGATCAATGTGTGCGTGCTGGAAAAAGGCTCCGAGCCCGGCGCGCATATCTTGAGCGGCGCGGTGATGGACCCGATCGCCATCACCGAACTGTTCCCCGACTGGAAAGAGCGCGGCGCCCCGCTGCACCAGCCCGTGACAGGCGATGATTTGCTGGTGCTCTCCGAAACCGGCGCCACCCGCACGCCCGACTGGCTGATGCCACGCAACTTCCACAACGATGGCTGTTACGTGATCAGCCTGGGCGCCGTCACCAAGTGGCTGGGCGAACAGGCCGAGGCGCTGGGCGTGGAAATTTTCCCTGGCTTCACCGCCGCCGAAGTGCTCTACAACGACGACGGTTCGGTGAAGGGCGTGGCCACCGGCCACCTGGGCCTGGGCAAGGACGGTGAGCCCACCGGCCACTTCCAGCTCGGCATGGAACTGCACGCCAGATACACGGTGTTCGCCGAAGGCGCGCGCGGGCACCTGGGCAAACAACTGATCGCCAAGTACAAGCTGGCTGAGGGCAAGGACGCGCAGACCTTCGCCATCGGCATCAAGGAACTGTGGGAAATCCCCGCAGACAAAGCCAAGCCCGGTCTGGTGGTGCACACCGCCGGCTGGCCCATGGATGCCGACACCTTCGGCGGCGGTTTCCTCTACCACCTCGAAGGCAACAAGGTCACGCTGGGCCTGGTGGTCGGCCTGGACTACCAGAACCCCTGGATGTCGCCGTTCGAAGAAATGCAGCGCTGGAAGACCCACCCCAGCATCCAGGCCCACATTGCCGGCGGCAAGCGCCTGGGCTATGGCGCGCGCGCGCTGAACAACGGCACGCCGCAGGCCTTGCCCAAGCTGGTGTTCCCGGGTGGCGCCATGGTGGGTTGCAACGCGGGCTTTTTGAATGCCGCGCGCATCAAGGGCAGCCACGCCGCCATCAAGAGCGGCATGCTCTGCGCCGAAGCTGCGTTTGAAGCGGTGGCCGCCGGCCGCCAGAGCGACGAGCTTGTCGGCTTCACCCAGCGTTTCGAGAAAAGCTGGTTGCATGAAGAGCTCTGGACCTACCGCAACTTCAAGAACTGGTTCAAGAAGAGCCCGCTGCTGGGCAAGCTCATGACCGGTGTGGAGCACTGGTTCCTGCCCAAGGTGGGCGTGAAGACGCCGCCCTGGACGCTGCACAACAGCACGCCCGACCACCTGAAGCTGCGCCCGGCTGCCGAGATGCCGAAGATCAGCTACCCCAAGCCCGACAACAAGATCACCTTCGACCGGCTCTCCAGCGTGTTCGTGAGCAACACCAACCACGAGGAGAACCAGCCGGCGCACCTCACGCTCAAGAACGACAGCGTGCCGGTGCAGATCAACCTGGCCAAGTACGCCGGCCCCGAGAGCCGCTATTGCCCGGCCGGTGTGTACGAGTTCGTGAAAAACGACGACAACACCGACCGCCTGCAGATCAACGCGCAGAACTGCGTGCACTGCAAGACCTGCGACATCAAGGACCCGACCCAGAACATCGTCTGGGTCACGCCAGAGGGCGGTGGCGGGCCCAACTACGCGGGCATGTGA
- a CDS encoding SDR family oxidoreductase, which translates to MAYSMDLSGRVALITGASGGLGEQFAKTLAKAGAAVVLASRRTDRLMALRAHIEAEGGDAHVVAMDVTDHASIKAAVAHAETEVGAIDILVNNSGVSTTQRLQDVSEEDYDYIFNTNTKGAFFVAQEVGKRMLARAKGAAPGTYVGGRIVNIASMAGLKVLPQIGVYCMSKAAVVQMTKAMAVEWGKFGINVNAICPGYIDTEINHHHWQTEQGQKLIGMLPRKRVGVPTDLDAVLVMLCSSESHFINGAVIAADDGFGA; encoded by the coding sequence GTGGCATACAGCATGGACTTGTCGGGCCGCGTTGCCCTGATCACTGGTGCATCGGGCGGCCTGGGCGAACAGTTCGCCAAAACCCTGGCCAAGGCCGGCGCCGCCGTGGTGCTGGCCAGCCGCCGCACCGACCGCCTCATGGCCCTGCGTGCGCACATCGAAGCAGAGGGCGGTGATGCCCACGTGGTGGCCATGGACGTGACCGACCACGCCTCGATCAAGGCAGCTGTGGCACACGCCGAAACCGAGGTGGGCGCGATCGACATCCTCGTCAACAACTCGGGCGTGAGCACCACGCAGCGCCTGCAGGATGTGAGCGAGGAAGACTACGACTACATCTTCAACACCAACACCAAGGGCGCGTTTTTCGTGGCGCAGGAAGTGGGCAAGCGCATGCTGGCCCGCGCCAAGGGTGCCGCGCCGGGCACCTATGTGGGTGGGCGTATCGTCAACATTGCCTCCATGGCGGGCCTGAAGGTGCTGCCGCAGATCGGCGTGTACTGCATGAGCAAGGCTGCCGTGGTGCAGATGACCAAGGCCATGGCGGTGGAGTGGGGCAAGTTCGGCATCAATGTGAACGCCATCTGCCCGGGCTACATCGACACCGAGATCAACCACCACCACTGGCAGACCGAGCAGGGACAGAAGCTCATTGGCATGCTGCCGCGCAAACGCGTGGGCGTGCCGACCGACCTCGACGCGGTGCTGGTGATGCTGTGTTCGAGCGAGAGCCATTTCATCAATGGCGCGGTGATCGCCGCCGACGACGGCTTTGGCGCATAA